A region of the Lycium barbarum isolate Lr01 chromosome 1, ASM1917538v2, whole genome shotgun sequence genome:
tgtgatttgaaaaaaaaaaaatctttaatgaTTACTAATTATGTAAAACTTCATTTATTTAAATAAAGATAAACTTGGAAGAAAAAAATTAATGCCTTCTTGATTTTATGAAACACCAATTATTTTTaaacaaaatgaaaaaataaaaacacCATTTATTATGAAACACATGGAGTATAAACTCTCAAACTTCCTTTGTTCTATTAATAACAGAAATTTAAAAATGGCAAAGATCCAAAACACTTTTAGTTGGAGTTTGTCAGACAAGTGGGACCTATTTACTATGTTTTTTCTAAAGGTGTAGGCTTGTGAATTACAACCTGTGATCTGTTTTTATTTTGTCGTGGTTACTTAAATAATCGGTCCAAAATACTTATCATTTTTAAAAATTCAATATAGcattaagtggtcgtttggtagatagtcaaaattatcccgggactaatttatcccacttcttgggattattttatcccatctggATAAGGTGGATATCCCACCCTTAGGATAAGGCTTCATTTTGTGCcgtgtttggtaggaggtataaatttatcccaggataaatttatcCTCCTACCAAACACCCCAGGATAAATTTATCCTCCTATCAAACACGGTATAAAAAATTAATGCTGGGATATCCCAacctataccatgcaccaaacgacccctaagtatttttttttttttcagcctCATCGGTCCAATATGTAGTGACTAGTGACCATCTATTTTGGCTTCATATGAATTTAAATAAACAGGGTCAATGAAAATTCATATAGATGACTTTCAACTTATTCAGGATTAAAACATAGTAGTAATTATTGTTGTAATGGCGCGTGGTGACCATCCTTTTTTGGATGCACCGATATTATGGTCAGTTTGCACACACTTTCACTAAATCGTTGGATGGCCTACTATAGAAAATAGAAGTACCGAATAAATATGCGCTGGACTAACGCTGAGTGTTATAGTTGGGTTCGAACCTAAGATTTCTAGATTGTTCCTATAGTTCTATTTCCGACCACTCAACAACCATCACTGGGGACTAATTGGCTGCCTTTCCTCAGTGTCCTCAAATGCAAGGGCGGAGGTAGAAACCCAGATACGGCTTGGCATATCTTGGCAAAGATTCTGGAAGCCAAATCCTCAAACAGTTCAGCAAGGAAAAGTTTTTTTTCAGGAATTCAATACATTGTTCAAGAGATCATAGTAATGGAAGTTAATTGGTAAAAGTACTTACACAGGAAAGTTATGCACTAATAATGAATATGGTACTCATAGAACTTTCAACAGCTGCACTTCAAAAATTAGAGGCTCCTTCATGTGAGACATAAGGCTACGCCTTGGTCCAAACTGCAACAAAATAAATTTCTGCTGATGAAATGATAACGTCGACTATAAAAGCAAAGTGGAAATGAACTCTTGCAAATTAACCAGCCAAAATTATATCCACGGAATTACTCATAGAGTCGGTTAGTTGGAAAATGTAGATAAGCGCTACCAAGAGTAGGTTAAATGAATAATGTGCAGAAAACACATACCTCTTCAGGTACTGGTTGTAAGTTTTCATTGATGTATCCAACGGAAGGCGGTATCAGTGCTCTTCTTTTTCCTGCAGTGCAGGCCTTACAGTTCAACTAATAGAACTGTATACTTTGAAAAATGGGAAATAGTTTTTCCTCGAGATATCCTATCAATTACTGTGGTTtgaatatattttcaaaaaacgAAGAAGTCAATAATTTTTAAGAGAGTAGGAACAACCTCCTGGCTTCATTCCAGTTAAGACTTCTTTAAGACCTTCTATTATCTGCAGATATTCATGGAGACTTGTAAGATGAACAGATATCAGTTCATTATCAACTAAACTCCCCCCACCCTTCCTCAAACATAGACACCTGGAAAGAAGAGGGGACCAATGCAACTATAAGAGGTGGCTTATTATAGTGAGAAGAAATAGACAACAATACATTTTTCATCTCATTAACTAGAACTTGTCTAGAATCTACCTATTAACCTTGTTTGGTAAACTATGTGGCGCTATTGGACCACAAGCACTATATATCTCCCATTTTAAAGGCACAAATGATGTTGATATGCAATATAACTTGATGAGACCTTCCAGCCATGCCACTTAATGGAAGTCAGAAGGTTTGCTGTCTGACCTTTAAAATCTCTATTTTAAGCCGAAAGCTAGTATAAACCATGACCTGTTTATCATCCAGAGGAAGTATGACAGGGGCACTCTCTCCGCTGAATTGGTCCACCGTACTACATTGAAGCAAAATGAAAAAGTTCATTGTATATTCCACAGAACAGAAGAAAGTATGACGTGGATTTACTGACAAAGAAGTATCTGGAGGAGCCAAACATAAACTGACACTCttcctttttctgtttttttCAACCAGCAGCTGCAGAATTTTCTTACTTTCTTAAGTTGATCTTCATTTAAAACAGTACCTGTGGACAAAATATCCATTTGATCGTCGGCAGACATAATTAATTTCAACGGTATCTCCTTCATGAGCCTCTGGTCCTTCCCCTTCAACAATATCTTTAGAAGACCCAAAAAACAGTTAATACTCAGAAATAAAACAAGAATGACATGGAAGGCTTGATGTGCCCCTTCCCAACATAATACATTATGCTTGTCATGACATCAATGACTTCTTCATTTAATGGAATATAAAACTGTAAAGAAGAAGATCATTAAACAGTCATCTTTAAATATATGCTGTTTTTTCCTCTTAACATTTTTACTGGGTTAAAATCTACAATTCCTATCCTGTATGCTGTATGCATGCACTAAACATTGAACACATGAATGTTGCATGCCAAACATGGAGGCAagttatcacattcaattcaattatAACAGCTTGAGGCTCGAGTAGGGGCGAAGCCAAGTGGTGGCCAGGGTGTTCACCGGAAACCCCTTGGGCCAAAAATTACCTTGTAtacacaaggttaaaattattttttgtgcATAAATAGTaaatgttgaacccccttggTTTCCTCgtttcttactcttttatatttttgaacccctttagtgaaaatcctggctccgccactggactGGAGCCGTAAAATGATCGAAAGAGTCGGGAAGAAAACTCAATTAAACTCATATAAATTCAACCTTGACTTGTTTCTTCAATAAAGAAACACACACCAAACTATTTACGTCAATTTTCAACCAAACCAAGCTCGTAAGTATGTGTTCACAAATATCTAGGACATATATGTACTTATTTATCTATATTTATTCACCAAGCATAAGCCTATACATACCTCTCAAAATTATTGAGATTGAGTCCAGCTAGTTAGATATTCTGTGTATGGGCATGTTCTGGCATAACTCTTCTATCTATGTGAAGTCATTTTTCTTAGAATCAGCTTGGAACTTTGAAAGATTTGGTTTACTTGTAGAATTTAAGAGATTTTGAGTGTTCCCCTCAAATTAGAATTTGAGGAATTGATGACATCATCTCATACAAGCCAAGCTAAGCTGAGGTTGAGCTATACTATCCATTAATAAGTCAAATAGCAATGCACATTGCACACAGCTATAGCGAGGGTTGATAAAAAATCATAATAAGAAAACAACTTGAATATATTTATTATGTAAACTTAAAAAGGGTTTTACCTTGTATCCTCACTCCACTATCAAGCTTTAGGGTCCTGAATGCTTCAAATCCAAATTAACAACAGCAATTAAATAATGACAGCATTTATTCTAGGCCAGGTAGACAATTAAGTTGTGGAGGTAAGCAACCACATCAAAAGCAGAAAAGAAATGGAAACAACATTTACCGGATAACATCAGGTTCTCTCATATCCTGCACTGGTGCGGATAAGACAGGACGAATACTTATGAAGATGGGACTCAATCCAACAAATTGCAGAACTGACCTTCTTAGCAACTTTTTGACAATTAGGGATGGCATCCTTTCATATGAGCTTTTACACGCAGCAATCTTACATTGCTCAGTGTCCTTACAGCTGTTTGCATAAACAAGTTACAAATTACAAGTAGTATTAAGCAGATGAAAGTTTGAGATTAAGACATAGcagtagtagtagttgttgttgttgtttaagcAGATGACACttctattcttcttcttctttctttttcattttcaggTTTTTATCTCTAACATCAAAAAATTTCTTTATCCATAAACCGTCCCATCTTGCATCCAGGGGCCGCCCTTGGATGCAAGAGGGTAGTTTAGGATTCACATAAACCCATTAGCTTTTACTCATACTATATATAGGT
Encoded here:
- the LOC132627747 gene encoding peptidyl-prolyl cis-trans isomerase FKBP16-1, chloroplastic isoform X1; amino-acid sequence: MAASQLQATLLFSRLFASKSPRCKDTEQCKIAACKSSYERMPSLIVKKLLRRSVLQFVGLSPIFISIRPVLSAPVQDMREPDVIRTLKLDSGVRIQDIVEGEGPEAHEGDTVEINYVCRRSNGYFVHSTVDQFSGESAPVILPLDDKQVMVYTSFRLKIEILKIIEGLKEVLTGMKPGGKRRALIPPSVGYINENLQPVPEEFGPRRSLMSHMKEPLIFEVQLLKVL
- the LOC132627747 gene encoding peptidyl-prolyl cis-trans isomerase FKBP16-1, chloroplastic isoform X3 yields the protein MAASQLQATLLFSRLFASKSPRCKDTEQCKIAACKSSYERMPSLIVKKLLRRTLKLDSGVRIQDIVEGEGPEAHEGDTVEINYVCRRSNGYFVHSTVDQFSGESAPVILPLDDKQVMVYTSFRLKIEILKIIEGLKEVLTGMKPGGKRRALIPPSVGYINENLQPVPEEFGPRRSLMSHMKEPLIFEVQLLKVL
- the LOC132627747 gene encoding peptidyl-prolyl cis-trans isomerase FKBP16-1, chloroplastic isoform X2; translated protein: MAASQLQATLLFSRLFASKSPRCKDTEQCKIAACKSSYERMPSLIVKKLLRRSVLQFVGLSPIFISIRPVLSAPVQDMREPDVIRTLKLDSGVRIQDIVEGEGPEAHEGDTVEINYVCRRSNGYFVHSTVDQFSGESAPVILPLDDKQIIEGLKEVLTGMKPGGKRRALIPPSVGYINENLQPVPEEFGPRRSLMSHMKEPLIFEVQLLKVL
- the LOC132627747 gene encoding peptidyl-prolyl cis-trans isomerase FKBP16-1, chloroplastic isoform X4, with protein sequence MPSLIVKKLLRRSVLQFVGLSPIFISIRPVLSAPVQDMREPDVIRTLKLDSGVRIQDIVEGEGPEAHEGDTVEINYVCRRSNGYFVHSTVDQFSGESAPVILPLDDKQVMVYTSFRLKIEILKIIEGLKEVLTGMKPGGKRRALIPPSVGYINENLQPVPEEFGPRRSLMSHMKEPLIFEVQLLKVL